One genomic region from Esox lucius isolate fEsoLuc1 chromosome 24, fEsoLuc1.pri, whole genome shotgun sequence encodes:
- the LOC114830309 gene encoding DNA ligase 1-like, with amino-acid sequence MKIVDKLKRENKMEGKLRLEEKKKKEKERILTLENERKENEIQEKLKLEEEIRREREQFKVLEKDIKAKGLEEKRRFKEEKERIENLQKEKKVRLKQEKLRLEAEKRKEKEMAKTLKKENKEKGMKEKVRLEAEKRKEKEMAKTLKKEKKEKEMKEKVRLEAEKRKEKEMAKTLKKEKKEKEMKEKVSLKEAKREKKEITKCLEKKKTRQAKEEKCRLEREKKKEKEMRKNMKKDKEMAKKMLAEAEKQRGREEKKCLQEEKEREKAKKGLAKAEGKNYTKAVEELQMQEEEYRKHQLNTKGTAEMKKEQERSDNNKRKRILLTENIILVRQANRMDRHKTPSLKESDSEEWADTDGDDESETDW; translated from the coding sequence atGAAGATTGTAGACAAGTTGAAGAGGGAGAACAAAATGGAGGGCAAACTCAGGTtggaggaaaagaaaaagaaagagaaggagaggattCTGACCCTGGAGAACgagaggaaagaaaatgaaatacaggagaAACTGAAATTGGAAGAAGAGataaggagagaaagggagcaatttaagGTCCTTGAGAAGGATATTAAGGCAAAGGGTCTGGAAGAGAAACGCCGGTTTaaggaagaaaaggagaggataGAGAACCTACAGAAGGAAAAGAAGGTAAGACTTAAGCAAGAGAAATTAAGATTGGAGGcagagaagaggaaagagaaggagatggCAAAGACTCTGAAGAAGGAGAATAAGGAAAaaggaatgaaagagaaagtAAGATTGGAggcagagaaaaggaaagagaaggagatggCAAAGACTCtgaagaaggagaagaaggaaaaagaaatgaaagagaaagtAAGATTGGAggcagagaaaaggaaagagaaggagatggCAAAGACTCtgaagaaggagaagaaggaaaaagaaatgaaagagaaagtAAGCTTGAAAGAAgctaaaagggaaaaaaaggagATAACAAAGTGTCTGGAGAAGAAGAAGACCAGACAAGCAAAAGAGGAGAAATGTAGACTTGagcgagagaaaaagaaagaaaaggagatgaGGAAAAACATGAAGAAGGACAAAGAAATGGCCAAGAAAATGTTAGCTGAAgcagagaaacaaagaggacGTGAGGAGAAGAAGTGCTTGCAGGAAGAGAAGGAGCGCGAAAAAGCTAAGAAAGGGTTAGCTAAAGCTGAGGGAAAAAACTACACAAAAGCTGTTGAAGAGCTACAAATGCAGGAAGAGGAATATAGAAAGCATCAACTAAACACTAAGGGAACAGCAGAGATGAAGAAGGAACAGGAGAGGTCAGACAACAACAAGCGAAAGAGAATATTACTGACAGAGAACATCATTTTAGTCCGTCAGGCAAACAGGATGGACAGACACAAGACCCCATCACTGAAGGAGTCAGACTCAGAGGAGTGGGCAGATACAGATGGTGATGATGAGTCTGAGACTGACTG
- the LOC114830310 gene encoding LOW QUALITY PROTEIN: vicilin-like seed storage protein At2g18540 (The sequence of the model RefSeq protein was modified relative to this genomic sequence to represent the inferred CDS: substituted 1 base at 1 genomic stop codon), producing the protein MKIVDKLKRENKMEGKLRLEEKKKKEKERILTLEKERKENEIQEKLKLEEEKRREREQFKVLEKDIKATGLEEKRRFKEEKERIENLQKEKKVRLKQEKLRLEAEKRKEKEMAKTLKKEKKEKEMKEKVSLXEAKREKKEIKCLEKKKTRQAKEEKCRLEREKNKEKEMRKNMKKDKEMAKKMLAEAEKQRGCEEKKCLQEEKERKKAKKGLAKAEGKNYTKAVEELQMQEEEYRKHQLNTKGTAEMKKEQERTDNNKRKRILLTENIILVRQANRMDRHKTPSLKESDSEEWADTDGDDESETDW; encoded by the exons ATGAAGATTGTAGACAAGTTGAAGAGGGAGAACAAAATGGAGGGCAAACTCAGGTtggaggaaaagaaaaagaaagagaaggagaggattCTGAccctggagaaggagaggaaagaaaatgaaatacaggagaAACTGAAATTGgaagaagagaaaaggagagaaagggagcaatttaagGTCCTTGAGAAGGATATTAAGGCAACGGGTCTGGAAGAGAAACGCCGGTTTaaggaagaaaaggagaggataGAGAACCTACAGAAGGAAAAGAAGGTAAGACTTAAGCAAGAGAAATTAAGATTGGAGGcagagaagaggaaagagaaggagatggCAAAGACTCtgaagaaggagaagaaggaaaaagaaatgaaagagaaagtAAGCTTGTAAGAAgctaaaagggaaaaaaaggagATAAAATGTCTGGAGAAGAAGAAGACCAGACAAGCAAAAGAGGAGAAATGTAGACTTGAgcgagagaaaaataaagaaaaggagATGAGGAAAAACATGAAGAAGGACAAAGAAATGGCCAAGAAAATGTTAGCTGAAgcagagaaacaaagaggatGTGAGGAGAAGAAGTGCTTGCAGGAAGAGAAGGAGCGCAAAAAAGCTAAGAAAGGGTTAGCTAAAGCTGAGGGAAAAAACTACACAAAAGCTGTTGAAGAGCTACAAATGCAGGAAGAGGAATATAGAAAGCATCAACTAAACACTAAGGGAACAGCAGAGATGAAGAAGGAACAGGAGAggacagacaacaacaagcgAAAGAGAATATTACTGACAGAGAACATCATTTTAGTCCGTCAGGCAAACAGGATGGACAGACACAAGACCCCATCACTGAAGGAGTCAGACTCAGAGGAGTGGGCAGATACAGATGGTGATGATGAGTCTGAGACTGACTG GTGA